The following are encoded together in the Schistocerca americana isolate TAMUIC-IGC-003095 chromosome 6, iqSchAmer2.1, whole genome shotgun sequence genome:
- the LOC124619762 gene encoding vasotab-like has translation MNTGAFILILAMAGVSFANFVPPPHLHKPLAPICCPRFVPPECCPSYCPEEYKPVCATDCHHLRTFANICFMHATNCLENTRYRKVYDGKCPNSHPMLQFHDKEIEWM, from the exons CCATGGCCGGTGTGTCCTTCGCTAACTTTGTGCCGCCTCCGCACTTGCACAAGCCGTTGGCTCCCATCTGCTGTCCGCGTTTTGTGCCACCTGAATGCTGCCCGTCTTATTGCCCAGAGGAGTATAAACCTGTCTGTGCCACTGACTGCCACCATCTGCGGACTTTTGCCAACATTTGTTTCATGCATGCTACAAACTGCCTGGAAAATACGA GATACCGCAAAGTCTATGACGGAAAATGCCCAAACAGCCACCCAATGCTCCAGTTCCATGATAAAGAAATTGAGTGGATGTAA